From Micromonospora auratinigra:
GACCGGGCGCGCCGCTGCTGGTGGCGGTCGGGCCGCTGCTGGACGCGGCGCTCGACGCGGTCGCCGGGCGGCCGGTCACGGTGGCGTACACCCACCGGCCCCGGCCGTTCGACGTGACCGGGCTGCGCGCCCTAGCGGGCGGCGAGGTGATCCTGGTGGAGCCGTACCTGGCGGGGACGTCGGCCCGGGTGGTCGGCGCGGCGCTGGCCGACCGGCCGCACCGGCTGCTCGCCCTCGGGGTGGGTCGCGCGGAGCTGCGCCGCTACGGCACGGCGGCGGACCACGACCGCTGGCACGGCCTGGACGCGGCCGGCCTGCGCCGCTCGATCGACGCGTTCCTGAGCCCGGCGGGCTGAAGCGGGAAGGGCGGCGTCAGCGCTTGACGGTGCGCCGGGCCCGCTCGCGGGCCAGGATCCAGACCGCCTCGACGCCGTCCTTCCAGGTGATCTTCTTGCCCTCCTCGCGGCCCCGGGCCCGGTAGCTGATCGGCACCTCGTACGGGCGAATCCGCCGGCGGAGCAGCTTGCCGGTGACCTCGGCCTCCATGCCGAAGCCGCGGGACCGGATCTCCAGCGAGCGGTACAGCGCCAGCGGCATCAGCTTGAAGCAGGTCTCCAGGTCGCCGATGTAGGAGTTGTAGAGCACGTTGGCGACGGTGGTGACGCCCTTGTTGCCCATCACGTACCAGAAGCTGTACGCGCTGTGGCTGCCGAAGGTGCGATTGCCGTAGACGACCGTGGCCCGGCCGTCGAGCACCGGCTCCAGCAGCTTCGGGATGTCCTGCGGGTCGTATTCGAGGTCGGCGTCGAGGATGACCATGTACTCGCCCTCGGCGCTGTCCACGG
This genomic window contains:
- a CDS encoding glycosyltransferase family 2 protein translates to MKLSILMPVYNEEERIADALKQALAVDYPCEIELVVVDDGSRDGTGEVLGRVDDARLRVITHQRNAGKGAAIKTAVDSAEGEYMVILDADLEYDPQDIPKLLEPVLDGRATVVYGNRTFGSHSAYSFWYVMGNKGVTTVANVLYNSYIGDLETCFKLMPLALYRSLEIRSRGFGMEAEVTGKLLRRRIRPYEVPISYRARGREEGKKITWKDGVEAVWILARERARRTVKR